From a region of the Streptomyces puniciscabiei genome:
- a CDS encoding NADP-dependent oxidoreductase gives MKAFVVEKYGKDGVRAAEVPEPSVGDRDVLVRVSAASINPLDKMVRNGEFKQLLKYKPPFVLGHDVAGVVTRVGSAVRGFEVGDEVYARPRDLRIGGFAEYIAIDMDDVAPKPVSLTPQEAAAVPLVALAAWQVLVDQAHVKPGQKVLVHAGAGGLGSTVIQLAKHLGATVATTASTDSEKLVRSLGADVVVDYTKEDFSKVLSGYDLVLDAVGGANLEKSLTVLKPGGLAVSVVGPPDAGFARQLGAPSFLGLVMNVLSRKIRKQAKALGVRYQFFFMQANGSQLRELGALYDSGKLRPVIDSTFPFDQTLEAMAYVEQGRTTAGKVVVSMTPDSN, from the coding sequence ATGAAGGCATTCGTCGTCGAAAAGTACGGCAAGGACGGCGTGCGCGCCGCCGAGGTACCCGAGCCCAGCGTCGGTGACCGCGATGTTCTGGTCAGGGTGAGCGCCGCGAGCATCAACCCGCTGGACAAGATGGTCCGCAACGGGGAGTTCAAACAGCTGTTGAAGTACAAGCCTCCGTTCGTGCTCGGTCATGACGTGGCCGGCGTCGTGACGCGGGTCGGTTCCGCCGTGCGCGGCTTCGAAGTCGGCGACGAGGTCTACGCCCGTCCGCGCGACCTGCGGATCGGAGGCTTCGCGGAGTACATCGCGATCGACATGGACGACGTCGCGCCCAAGCCGGTCTCGCTCACCCCGCAGGAGGCGGCCGCGGTGCCGCTGGTGGCCCTGGCCGCCTGGCAGGTCCTCGTGGACCAGGCCCATGTGAAGCCGGGTCAGAAGGTGCTCGTCCACGCCGGTGCCGGCGGACTCGGATCGACGGTCATCCAGCTCGCCAAACACCTCGGTGCCACCGTGGCGACGACCGCGAGCACTGATTCCGAGAAGCTGGTCCGAAGCCTGGGTGCCGACGTCGTCGTCGACTACACCAAAGAGGACTTCTCCAAGGTGCTGTCCGGCTACGACCTGGTGCTGGACGCCGTGGGCGGGGCGAACCTGGAGAAGTCGCTGACCGTGCTGAAGCCCGGCGGCCTGGCTGTGAGCGTCGTGGGCCCGCCGGACGCCGGGTTCGCCAGGCAGCTCGGCGCTCCCTCCTTCCTGGGGCTGGTCATGAACGTGCTCAGTCGCAAGATCCGCAAGCAGGCGAAGGCCCTGGGCGTTCGCTACCAGTTCTTCTTCATGCAGGCCAATGGCTCCCAGTTGCGCGAGCTCGGCGCCCTCTACGACAGCGGGAAGCTCCGCCCGGTCATCGACAGCACCTTCCCGTTCGATCAGACGCTCGAGGCGATGGCTTACGTCGAGCAGGGTCGCACCACGGCCGGCAAGGTCGTGGTCTCGATGACGCCCGACAGCAACTGA
- a CDS encoding winged helix-turn-helix transcriptional regulator, producing MDTRLDRDMSNCSIARTLEVVGEKWTILILREVWYGSSRFSDFERVLGCPRNLLAARLRMLVEEGILATETYKEPGSRSRPKYVITPKGVDLVPAVMGLLQWGDRYRADPEGPAVLTRHRGCGAHVDAQIRCERGHAVQAEDIESVPGPAFRLRPAE from the coding sequence ATGGACACCCGACTCGACCGGGACATGTCGAACTGCTCGATCGCCCGGACCCTTGAGGTCGTGGGGGAGAAGTGGACGATCCTGATCCTGCGCGAGGTCTGGTACGGCTCGTCCCGCTTCAGTGACTTCGAACGGGTCCTGGGCTGTCCCCGCAACCTTCTCGCTGCCCGGCTCCGGATGCTTGTCGAGGAAGGGATCCTGGCCACCGAGACCTACAAGGAGCCGGGTTCGCGGAGTCGGCCGAAGTACGTGATCACACCCAAGGGCGTGGATCTGGTCCCGGCCGTGATGGGGCTCCTGCAGTGGGGCGACCGCTACCGCGCCGACCCGGAGGGCCCGGCCGTACTGACGCGACACCGCGGATGCGGTGCGCACGTCGATGCCCAGATCCGCTGCGAACGCGGCCACGCCGTGCAGGCGGAGGACATCGAGAGTGTCCCCGGCCCCGCATTTCGTCTGAGGCCCGCGGAGTGA